The window aataagtttagtcaacctgaaatgttgctgccttaaaattttaagttgactgaactcaaatatctaagttgtcacttagtataacttaacatttcaagttgaataaacttttttttttagttgactgaacttaacattttaaggcagccgggtaacaaattcttttttttacagtggtaATGCTTGTTTCGGTAACAGGTTTGacaaaaaataccaaaacatgaggtagaaaaatagtcctaaaataataaactacatTAGCCTGAGATTGCACAATatatgttttgtcattttaaggtgtcttcatttcatagatatttaaacatatgaaataaacttattttatttttcatttttttccaaggGCAAAAGGCACAGATTTCATGGAATGACCCAGTTGAAAGTCCTGCTAGTAGTTTGTGAGTGTAGGGACATTGTATTTTTGGGAGTGGGGCACTAAggtgttaccttttttttttttagattggtGGAGATTTCCTCGCAGAATCATTGGTACTGTAATTTTTCCATCAAGAATTCaaccaataaaattaaattgaaacaaTGCAGGCTGACAGCTTCTTCAAGAGCATAAACCatctttaaaagtttataaGTTATCAATCCATTCCTCTGTTGAGAAAACTTACTTTCAGGAatctgactgttgcactctgTCAGAGATAGTGGAAAGGCGGCATATGATTGCAAAATGTCAACGCAGGTTGTTTTCTTCTAAATCAAAATCAGTACATTTTGAAACACAatcaatttttttctctttctttcagtCTGAAGGAGCGAATGGAAAACACGAAAGACTCCATTGCTAAAAAGGAGCAAGTAGCAGCACTCCTAGAGAAACATCTTGCCAATCTGGAGAGGTCTTTGAACACTATGCAACTTCGACTGGCCAAACTACTTCCCCAGTAATTTAATTTGAGCAGCACAACCTACacatgtaaaaaattatataatgcatgtttttaagaTTTGTATAACCATATATTGCATGCCAACAGCAGCCTGTAGTTCTCTTTTGGTACGTATTTTCCTCATGTTTTCCACTCTATTAAGTAAATGGGATAAATATTAGGTACCGgcaataaaatctatttttatacCTCCAGACTATAGACTGTTCCCTAAAAATGTCATGTACAACTATTTTATACTGCATTTGATATTGTTGATATAAAACAACagttcacttttaaatgtttttgcatgtCAGATTCTGATCACcatattaaaaacaagattaTAGTGAACACAATcagcaaatgtatttattcaaatacaaacaaacaaactgttcAAGCATTTAAAAACTATACAGTACACTATATAAACTTTCAGCTGCAGTTCAGAGTCAAGTattaatcaatgcatttttatcatcaGTGGTTAAAATGTTAAAGCATGGCCATGAAATATActtctaaaatacattttaaaccctgagaaaaacatttgtttaatgtGAAGACATATAAGCAAGGTCTGATTGAATGGAATGGACTGTATAGATGTTTGGAACGTCCCAAAACATACAAATCATGGTGTCGCACCGTAATAAAACACCAACTATGCATGACAAAGCACCATATATCCTGGTTTCTGGTTCTCACAGTGCTTCAGTTGTGAATCTGCAGTGGCTGCTGGATATTTTGACACACAGCATAGTGTAAGTGGGTGCTAAAACATACAGGCTACTAAGTAAAAACATGTACATTACTTCTCTGAAACAACAGAGGTGTAGAAGTACAACTCTTTGGGTGAAATGTCCTGGTTTGTAAGATAATGTCCTAtgatttttatcagctgttttagTGAGGAAGTGGTCAGGACCAGTTCACAGTGATTTCCTCCGACTGGCTATATATCACTACAGGTTGTCATCGTCTTTTTCCATTTCTTCCAGTGACTTCAGATAGTCTCTGGCCAAGATTTTCTTAGGAAGGATatctaaaaatagaaaagacaAAACTGTTTACACACCAGTTGATTTAGTTCGAATAGTGTTTGTCATCATCACAAATGACCAGGACTCACCagttaaaaactgaaatgtttccGTCTCCTCTGCTGCATTGGCCAGATCACTGTATGAcaatgtgtttgtgtctttACCTGAACCATTTTTATATGAGGACAAAGCCAAGTGCTGGACAAAAAGCTCCTATACGGAAATGATGAAAAAGTCACACATTCATATAATTATAAGCCAGTGATGTAAGTTACAAAAATACTGTCGGAGACGTGTGAGTGTGACtatcttgtttttaaataaacaaaaagaactATTAAAACTATGCACTTTCGTTTTGCTAttatttttgagaaataaaaaagctgaCATCCCAGAtgtttttagtgaataaaaCCAAAACACCTTTTCAACTAAAGTAACTAAATAAAGCAGATAACCTGGCAACTGCCCACTGATTAATAACATATCAAATTACCGTTGCTTTTGTTGTCAAGAAAAGAGCGTCCTGGTTAATACAAGACACATCAGGAGAACTTTTCATGATTAATCGCACCCTCGACATAGGCAGAgacacatttttactgtttgtaGCAACTTTCTCCTCCATGTTTTTTTCAGACATGTTCTGTTAGCAGCCGCTTAAGCGTAACGGAAGTAAATGCACAGACTTTCGAAAAGACGTCACTGGAAGACGGTCACGTGGGAGTTGTAGTTTTATGACGAATCGTTTGTAGTCCTTCCTTcgaaaattttagatttttcatcAGTATATCAAAAAGAAGTTTGAAATCgtgattaaataatttgtatatatatatatatataatatatatataaaaaaaacatgttttgagggaggaattaaaataagaaataaaatttcatatCGTTCATATGTTGATATattaatgtaacaaaaatatcaagcttgatttatgttttgaatagctttatacttgaatagctttatactatactatactttaTACTTAAATAGCtttatagtgtatattttttataaacttttcatttcaATACTAGtgtttcaaattttttaaatttttttttaatgcgaCAAAAATGCAAGCTGTCCGCATAGTAGTTGTTACAATTGGCCATAAACTACGTTTCCCAAAATACCagagttgtttttttccttctcgaCAGTAGTTGGGCGTGTGCACTTTACAGATAACGAATGAGCTTGGCAACGATGTTTACTACAGCGTTCAGGACTACATTACCCACAATGCACTGCTCACCGTTGTCAAAAGTCTTGCTTTCTTGGGTCACTTATCGAACTCTGGCCGTGTCAGGCAGCTTACTTTCTCTTATTTGACGGAATAATGCATTTGTCAGGTGCTGGCCTCGGGGAAATAGGGCACGGGCAGGGGCCCGGAGCAGGACCAGCGCCTGGAAGCTGCAATCCGCGTAAATTCAGCGAGAAAATCGCCCTGCACAATCAGCGACAGGCTGAAGACACAGCCGCTTTCCGAGAGGTTATGATGGACGTTACTTCCATCAGGGTGAGTCTAACACAATACAGGATATGTCAGACTTATTTACGACAGTTGTCATACATTTGACCTGGAGTTTCCCGTTATATGTGTTCGAAGCGGAAGGGAGTGCTAAAACTTTCAAATGTTATTTGCCTTATTATTGTCTGTTTTATTGATTCCAGACAACTGGACAGCTTTGGGTACAGCTATTGGCTTTTCTTGAGAAGTGCGATGTCAGAAACAAAAAACCAATAAACGTAAACAAAACTTTGtaataaacactgaaaacagTTAGCGAATGGCTCACTTGCTACATATCAACCCCGTTTTCTCCAGCATGTGTATTCACTCGTGCAAGccgttactaaaaaaataatatcaataaaagtgtgtattttataACTGGACAGAACTTTAACTACTGATTTGCTCCATAAGATCCAAAGGAAAGCTgcaaagaataaagaaataataatctACAAATAATGGTTTGATATAATCTTGAAGCTCTGCAATTGCATAATGTGAATCAATTAGTTACTTATTAAAATAGGGCTCTGTTTACATGTGATCATGACTTGTATGGGACCACATTCTTCATAGACCCTTAAAAATAGTATATGTACTAAATATGGTACTTGTAACtgaattatcttttttttttttcagacatctGAATTAAACAGTTCTGGCCATGTAACTCTATACAACAGCTGTTTAATAAGATGCTCACAtgaaaatactattatttatgttttttatatgtttttttttttttaatcagaggTACGTCATAAATGTGTTGGGATTAAATAGAACTTTTACCATCTGTATATGGACTTGTGATTCAGCAGGTCCACATGGATTATGTCAACGCACATAAATAGCTTTGCCAGTCACTCATCTAGAGTCTGTTTCACATCAGTGCTGCAGAATGAGGGATCTGTAAATCCCAGGTACAATGTCTGTTTTACATTATGATGCAACAGGCATTTGTTTCCCTGAGGGAAAAGCAGTCTGGGAAAGAGTGAGATGAGATTTGTGTGTAAGTCAGTGTTGGATAGCTATTATTGTTTTCCTCAGGTTCAGGCTGAGAGGATACGGCAAACCAGAGACATGGTCCCGTACTATGGAGGGTCGCTGCCAAACGTCAATCAGATCTCAAGATGCTCCACAGAGACCCAGGTGTGGGATTTTGATTGTTATTGAGTAGTATTATcctattcttttaaataaaggAGACTTTTTGTTAGAATGAATTTGATTTGCTTTGCTTTTCTTCTATCTACAGTACCCAAGTTATCTCA of the Labeo rohita strain BAU-BD-2019 chromosome 19, IGBB_LRoh.1.0, whole genome shotgun sequence genome contains:
- the chrac1 gene encoding chromatin accessibility complex protein 1, encoding MSEKNMEEKVATNSKNVSLPMSRVRLIMKSSPDVSCINQDALFLTTKATELFVQHLALSSYKNGSGKDTNTLSYSDLANAAEETETFQFLTDILPKKILARDYLKSLEEMEKDDDNL